In Sciurus carolinensis chromosome 17, mSciCar1.2, whole genome shotgun sequence, one genomic interval encodes:
- the Fam240a gene encoding protein FAM240A: MNNQYTRREVFCRNTCHELKRFWEREIGKQTYYRESEEYRLGRSALRKLREEWRQRLETKLRLRNNPDETEKRANVG; this comes from the exons ATGAACAATCAGTACACCCGCCGGGAGGTCTTCTGCCGGAACACCTGCCACGAGCTCAAGCGCTTCTGGGAAAGGGAGATTGGCAAACAGACATACTACAGAGAATCCGAGGAATATCGTCTGGGAAGAAGCGCACTGAGAAA gctgagagaagaatggaggcagaggctggaaaCAAAGCTGAGGCTGCGGAACAATCCAGATGAGACCGAAAAACGGGCGAATGTTGGCTGA